CGTCAGCGTCGTGGTCCTCACAGGGGAACACCTCGTACTCGACGGTCGCCGAACAGCGCGGACAGAGGCCGCTCGCCATGGCGAACATCTCCAGGTGTGCCCAGGTCCAGGCGGCCCGAGCCGCCTCGGTCGGCGTCCGTTTCCCCAACCCCGCCGGCGGGAGCGGCATCCGTCCGAGATACCCCCGCTCGACGGCTTCCGGGCGCTTGTTCGCGCCGTAGGACTGCCCGTACCGGCCGGCACACTCCGTACAGAACAACTCGACGCTCCCCGATCGCCACCGGATCTCGACGGGTGCGCCGCAGTTGCCACAGGACCGGTCGATCCGCGTCCGTTCGAGTTCCGGCGTCCCGGTGACCGCACCCGACAGCACCGCCTCGACGACCCGCCGGCCCGCCCGGCGGAGGACGTAGCCCGCCTCGGTCTTCTCGACGAAGTGTCCGACCACCTTCTCCAGGTGGTAGTTGAACTGCCCCGAGTCCCGGACACCGACCCGCTCGCGGAGCGCCGAGAAGGGAAGCGGCTCGGTCGCCTCGCCCAGCGTCCGGAGGATTCCGAGACGGGTCTCGTCGCCCAGGACGGCGAAGGCCTCGTCCGGCGAGAGCGCGTCGCTGCCGTCCGCGTCGCTCATGGGCTCCGGTACGGCCGGTGTAGTTGTAAAGCCCGGGACGGACCGGTCCTGTCGCCGAAAATACAGAAGAACGCTTCGGAAAACTCGCTTACAGAAATATCATTCAGATTATCGTTAAGGGGCTACGGGGTCACTGTCGAGATACGATGAAACATCCACACGCGACCCGGCCTGGCCGGTCGGCAGCGGAGGGGTCCGCCTCGTCCGTCCGCGGGAGTCTCGGCCTGGTCTGTCTGCTCGTCGCCACACTGCTCGCGGTCAGCTACCCCGTGTTCGCGCTC
Above is a window of Haloarcula halophila DNA encoding:
- a CDS encoding winged helix-turn-helix domain-containing protein, whose protein sequence is MSDADGSDALSPDEAFAVLGDETRLGILRTLGEATEPLPFSALRERVGVRDSGQFNYHLEKVVGHFVEKTEAGYVLRRAGRRVVEAVLSGAVTGTPELERTRIDRSCGNCGAPVEIRWRSGSVELFCTECAGRYGQSYGANKRPEAVERGYLGRMPLPPAGLGKRTPTEAARAAWTWAHLEMFAMASGLCPRCSATVEYEVFPCEDHDADGGVCERCESANAVNLGVDCTNCLFRGGGAFVIKLVSDPHLLAFLTDHGLDPIVPSDPHRVDRVHTEYEETIHSTEPFRAEFTFAVGEDSLTLTVDDDLAVVDAERDR